A part of Prolixibacteraceae bacterium genomic DNA contains:
- a CDS encoding outer membrane protein transport protein yields MKGYSSSIDVIGISLNILSYMYKSIIKTLFVVVLGLTITPLAYTQNNTSSPYSMYGIGQTGYGINARSVAMGDVSVGIRTNERINPKMAASYTALDSVRIFYDLGATGIFTYATEQGESETTFDGNITSLNVATRIMKHWYGGFGVFPRSSIGYNITTYNTVEGTLEEYPTYWSGSGGLSQFYFNNAFSITDNFSVGVNFSVYVGPMTSTKQQVFNANSSVEITTDELSEHYSGITGDISAQYTLPINDNSKLILGAKFAPSSSLSGDSHQQIVHNSSASGINDTIKNESSSAAVIDLPSSYSVGASYMLSDNLVVALDYQRVNWGDIQSNNSDYNYTNQNIFNVGFEYVNNRESLKYKDHIAYRLGFKYDDGYLNVRHNQLKDWSVSMGLGFPIRRSLSYIDVAFVYGQRGSNQYGMILENYAQCMITFSLSDRWFRKRVID; encoded by the coding sequence ATGAAAGGATATAGCTCATCTATTGATGTAATTGGTATAAGTTTAAACATCTTATCGTATATGTATAAATCAATCATTAAAACTCTCTTTGTGGTCGTGTTAGGCTTAACCATTACACCTCTAGCTTATACCCAAAACAACACCTCCTCACCTTACTCTATGTATGGTATTGGTCAAACGGGATACGGAATAAATGCACGTAGTGTAGCCATGGGGGATGTAAGTGTCGGAATACGAACAAACGAACGAATTAACCCTAAGATGGCAGCTTCGTACACTGCTCTGGATAGTGTGCGAATCTTCTATGATCTCGGGGCCACTGGGATATTTACCTATGCGACAGAACAAGGAGAAAGCGAGACGACTTTTGATGGGAACATCACCTCTCTGAATGTTGCCACTCGTATCATGAAACATTGGTATGGTGGTTTCGGTGTCTTCCCTCGTTCATCTATCGGTTATAACATCACCACCTACAATACCGTGGAGGGAACACTTGAAGAGTATCCTACTTATTGGTCTGGTTCAGGAGGTCTATCTCAATTCTATTTCAATAACGCCTTTAGTATCACGGATAATTTCTCTGTCGGGGTGAACTTTTCTGTATATGTAGGTCCGATGACCTCTACCAAACAGCAAGTATTTAATGCCAATTCATCGGTAGAGATCACCACCGATGAACTGTCTGAGCACTACTCTGGAATTACGGGTGATATTTCAGCACAATACACTCTTCCAATCAACGACAACAGTAAGCTTATTCTTGGGGCTAAGTTTGCTCCTAGCTCAAGTCTTTCAGGAGACTCCCACCAACAAATAGTACATAACTCAAGTGCATCCGGTATTAACGATACCATTAAGAATGAATCTTCGAGTGCAGCTGTTATCGACCTTCCAAGCTCTTACTCTGTAGGAGCAAGTTATATGTTATCGGATAATCTGGTGGTCGCATTAGACTACCAACGAGTCAATTGGGGGGACATCCAATCTAATAATTCCGACTACAACTACACCAATCAGAACATCTTTAATGTCGGTTTTGAATACGTAAACAATAGAGAGAGTCTAAAATACAAAGATCATATCGCTTATCGTTTAGGTTTTAAGTATGACGATGGTTATCTGAATGTACGACATAACCAACTGAAAGATTGGTCGGTATCTATGGGTTTAGGATTTCCCATTCGTCGTAGCTTAAGCTATATCGATGTCGCCTTTGTTTATGGACAGCGAGGATCGAACCAGTATGGTATGATTCTTGAAAACTATGCACAATGTATGATTACCTTCAGTCTTTCTGACCGATGGTTCCGTAAACGAGTGATAGACTAA
- a CDS encoding histidine kinase, producing the protein MKKRSIEGFVKQRKWLWHILFWGLYLLLMYLFIIGFRDRIQLPWFSMIPLFLQIPLFYVNYSYLLPNYFNKRSVWQYLSINILLITFVLTISVIYHRSVFISFGTLFEHLDINIQDVLAKNVNYIFSNFLSCLTILFFSSMFYLYEVRLKEEKKELELSHQLRRSQFQLLKTQINPHFLFNALNNIFTLSVVKSDKTSQSILDLSSLLRYVIYDCNSNYVSISQEVDYITHYIKLVKLKDDTIDNVRFHYDIKDDVGIAPMLLIPFIENSFKHGNFEDAEKGYVDIELFASTERIHFRCINSIGKVQKKKDGVGGIGVKNVLERLESLYGDRSIVNIEHQTNVYIIDIKIVLMLYGEH; encoded by the coding sequence ATGAAGAAGAGATCTATTGAGGGATTTGTAAAACAACGTAAGTGGCTTTGGCATATACTTTTTTGGGGATTATACCTTCTATTGATGTACTTATTCATTATAGGTTTTCGTGATCGCATACAACTTCCATGGTTTAGTATGATCCCACTGTTTTTACAGATCCCTCTCTTCTATGTAAACTATTCCTATCTTTTGCCAAATTACTTTAATAAACGAAGTGTTTGGCAATACCTATCTATTAATATATTGCTGATAACCTTCGTGTTAACCATTTCGGTTATATACCATCGTTCTGTCTTTATCTCTTTTGGTACACTTTTTGAACATCTAGACATAAACATTCAAGATGTGTTGGCGAAGAATGTAAATTATATCTTCTCCAACTTTCTATCATGTTTAACAATACTGTTTTTTAGCTCCATGTTCTACCTCTATGAAGTTCGACTTAAAGAGGAGAAGAAGGAGTTAGAGTTGAGTCATCAACTTAGAAGATCGCAATTTCAACTATTAAAGACACAAATTAACCCTCATTTTCTATTCAATGCTTTAAACAACATATTTACCCTCTCGGTAGTAAAGTCTGATAAGACTTCGCAGAGCATCCTTGACCTTTCGTCACTGTTACGTTATGTGATCTACGACTGCAACTCAAATTATGTGAGTATTTCGCAAGAGGTCGACTATATTACCCACTATATTAAGCTGGTGAAGTTAAAAGACGATACCATCGATAATGTCCGTTTCCACTACGATATCAAAGACGATGTGGGAATTGCCCCGATGTTATTGATTCCTTTTATCGAGAACAGCTTTAAACACGGTAACTTTGAAGATGCCGAGAAAGGGTATGTAGATATTGAGTTGTTTGCCTCTACCGAAAGGATACATTTTCGTTGTATCAATTCGATAGGTAAAGTACAGAAGAAGAAAGATGGAGTAGGGGGTATTGGTGTAAAAAATGTTCTCGAACGTTTAGAATCTTTATATGGCGACCGAAGTATTGTAAACATTGAGCATCAAACGAATGTTTATATTATAGATATAAAAATTGTATTGATGTTATATGGAGAACATTAG
- a CDS encoding LytTR family DNA-binding domain-containing protein, giving the protein MENISCIIVDDEQLSRLLIEGYLEKIPSIDLKGTFKDAQEALLYLQEDKVDLIFLDIQMPTLTGIEFIKSLNYRPQVVFITAYPQYAIEGYELNIVDYLLKPVSFERFLKAAVKAQEQILLVRKAASPETSTISSSSASAKHLLVKSEHRLYRIAFEDILYIEGSREYLIIHTAQENISTLMSFKNLLESLPEKQFIRVHKSFVVNRDKVKSLYGNQLEIDNARIPIGKMYKNEVLENLF; this is encoded by the coding sequence ATGGAGAACATTAGCTGTATTATTGTTGACGACGAACAACTATCCCGATTGCTTATCGAAGGTTATCTGGAGAAGATCCCTTCTATCGATCTAAAAGGAACCTTTAAAGATGCCCAAGAAGCCCTGTTGTACCTACAAGAAGATAAGGTAGATCTTATCTTCCTTGACATTCAGATGCCTACACTGACCGGTATCGAGTTCATCAAATCACTTAACTATAGACCACAGGTGGTATTTATCACCGCCTACCCTCAGTATGCTATCGAAGGCTATGAACTAAATATCGTTGACTACCTCTTGAAGCCCGTCTCATTTGAACGATTTCTTAAGGCCGCCGTCAAAGCACAAGAGCAAATTCTTTTGGTAAGAAAAGCAGCATCCCCCGAGACATCAACCATCTCATCCAGTAGTGCCTCTGCCAAACATCTATTGGTCAAGAGTGAACATCGTCTCTATCGTATTGCCTTTGAGGATATTCTCTATATCGAGGGGTCACGCGAGTACCTCATTATCCACACCGCCCAAGAGAATATCAGCACCCTCATGTCTTTCAAGAACCTCTTAGAGTCACTACCCGAGAAGCAGTTTATCCGTGTCCATAAATCTTTTGTTGTTAATCGTGATAAAGTGAAATCACTCTATGGCAACCAGCTCGAAATAGATAATGCACGAATCCCCATAGGTAAGATGTACAAGAATGAAGTGTTGGAAAATCTATTCTAA
- a CDS encoding alpha-L-fucosidase, with product MKYITLLLCILCLNSSTQASDTERYNADWNSLQKHTVPQWAKDVKFGIYAHWGVYSVSGGWDHTSPNWANDYITGYLKYYHTNPKGEMYQLFNQHVGNINEGVGYKDMANLFKAKKFDPVYWADLIEKSGAKYAGIAAVHHDGFCMWDSDITDLCIGKLGAKRDVMQELYDELNKREIKTIATFHHGRTYAHYQAIRNRFKNKKIYDKIDLFDPQLRNYYWFMGTEDEFSQNRYDLTVEFINKYKPDILWFDAGGGKFSTEKILSHFFNMGIDEKKEVSVHNKGNFGKEFGVYSYENGSHRASFIDWPWEDDTPSAVGWCDWQWANNIVYKKPRHIIVRLCDLVSRNGGLLLSMNPRPDGTFDREQEELLLETGKWLKQNGEAIYNTTPWAIYGEGHLENLSYVQINPKNGNSSREIQPNTELFNKEDFRFTMNGDSLYAMALSTDYTKSCLIKTLSSDLKISSNNQITKVTLLGHGEVTFNRTKDGLLIHLPSSLPNKYALVFKIEVDEDLIKRENGYPNSIVEHPPLTIKATKVSRYDVKFEWEESHDNFTGYFVKWAHKGPDVVNPVNGFRYTDNCSYINKNNRSFDHNKLSPSTTYKYKVFRYIEKDGKIYYEHKGSNKIDATTLEADIYKAVKVVRSSKVLDMISLSNIHNDEDRGTGGYLDYKAKVIDLIPGKSYEMKIEYTIPDKFKQPKISIWIDLDLDGFIDFEDECIKSAVLDKNLSSVTLKLTTPKHIKDNALLRIACYSSDRLNFMERLRFVHIEDYLTKTDLKISTNVNSLINYNSYNMSERHFTVSPNPVINGFYIHQDDIQQHSYEIINIEGEVVSSFTTNGIDTMINPPLKKGIYIIRDRDTQKSIKVIFQ from the coding sequence ATGAAATATATAACATTATTGCTTTGCATTTTGTGTCTGAATTCATCGACGCAAGCTTCAGATACAGAACGATATAATGCAGACTGGAATTCTCTGCAAAAACATACAGTACCACAATGGGCTAAAGATGTAAAATTTGGCATTTATGCTCACTGGGGCGTCTACTCCGTTTCAGGGGGTTGGGATCATACTAGTCCCAATTGGGCTAATGACTATATTACAGGATATCTTAAATATTACCATACGAATCCCAAAGGAGAGATGTATCAATTATTCAATCAACATGTTGGAAACATCAACGAGGGAGTTGGTTATAAAGATATGGCTAACCTATTTAAAGCGAAGAAATTTGATCCAGTATATTGGGCCGATTTGATAGAGAAATCAGGAGCGAAATATGCAGGAATTGCAGCGGTTCATCATGATGGTTTTTGTATGTGGGACAGTGATATAACTGATTTATGTATTGGGAAGTTGGGAGCGAAACGAGATGTAATGCAGGAGCTATATGACGAACTAAATAAAAGAGAAATAAAGACTATTGCGACATTCCATCATGGAAGAACCTACGCTCATTACCAAGCAATAAGAAACAGGTTTAAGAACAAAAAGATTTATGATAAAATAGATCTATTTGATCCTCAACTTCGTAATTATTACTGGTTTATGGGAACAGAAGATGAGTTCTCACAAAATAGATATGATCTTACTGTTGAGTTTATTAACAAATACAAGCCAGACATATTATGGTTTGATGCAGGAGGAGGAAAGTTCTCTACAGAGAAGATTCTTTCCCACTTCTTTAATATGGGAATAGATGAAAAGAAGGAGGTCTCTGTTCACAATAAGGGAAACTTTGGAAAAGAATTCGGAGTATACAGTTATGAGAATGGCTCTCATAGGGCTTCTTTTATAGACTGGCCATGGGAAGATGACACCCCGAGTGCTGTGGGATGGTGTGATTGGCAATGGGCAAATAATATTGTGTATAAAAAACCACGTCATATTATTGTTAGACTATGCGATTTGGTATCAAGAAATGGAGGATTATTGTTGTCGATGAACCCGCGCCCTGATGGAACTTTTGATAGAGAGCAAGAAGAGCTTCTTTTGGAGACAGGCAAATGGCTAAAGCAGAATGGAGAAGCTATCTACAACACAACCCCATGGGCCATATATGGTGAAGGACATCTAGAGAATCTATCTTATGTTCAGATAAACCCAAAGAATGGGAATAGCTCTCGTGAGATTCAACCGAATACAGAGTTATTCAATAAAGAGGATTTTAGGTTTACAATGAATGGGGACTCGTTGTATGCTATGGCTTTAAGTACTGATTACACAAAAAGTTGTTTAATCAAGACATTGAGTTCTGATCTTAAAATCAGTAGCAATAACCAAATCACCAAGGTTACTCTTCTCGGTCATGGTGAAGTCACATTTAATAGAACAAAAGATGGTCTTCTTATTCATCTACCATCCTCTCTACCTAACAAATATGCTCTGGTCTTTAAAATTGAAGTGGATGAGGATTTAATTAAAAGAGAGAATGGTTATCCTAATTCCATCGTTGAGCATCCCCCTTTGACAATAAAAGCAACTAAAGTATCTCGATATGATGTTAAATTCGAGTGGGAAGAAAGTCATGATAATTTTACAGGATATTTTGTAAAATGGGCTCACAAGGGACCAGATGTGGTAAATCCAGTGAACGGCTTTAGATATACAGATAACTGTTCATATATAAATAAGAATAATAGATCTTTTGATCACAATAAGCTAAGCCCATCCACAACATATAAATATAAGGTCTTTCGATATATTGAAAAAGATGGAAAGATCTATTATGAACACAAGGGATCAAATAAGATTGATGCAACAACACTAGAAGCAGATATATATAAAGCGGTAAAAGTTGTTAGGTCTTCGAAAGTATTAGATATGATCTCACTTTCAAACATACACAATGATGAAGACAGAGGGACTGGAGGCTACCTAGATTATAAAGCCAAAGTTATTGATCTGATTCCTGGTAAAAGTTATGAAATGAAGATTGAGTATACTATTCCTGATAAGTTCAAACAACCAAAGATATCAATCTGGATAGACTTAGACTTAGATGGTTTTATTGATTTTGAGGATGAATGCATTAAGAGTGCAGTACTTGACAAGAACCTAAGTTCTGTAACACTTAAACTTACTACTCCTAAACACATCAAAGACAATGCACTATTACGTATTGCATGTTACTCTTCCGACAGACTTAATTTCATGGAAAGACTTCGATTTGTTCATATTGAAGATTACCTGACAAAAACAGATTTGAAGATCAGTACTAATGTAAATAGTTTGATCAACTACAACAGTTATAATATGTCAGAGCGACACTTTACAGTTAGTCCAAATCCTGTAATTAATGGGTTCTATATTCATCAAGATGACATCCAACAACATTCGTATGAGATAATTAATATAGAGGGAGAGGTGGTTTCCTCCTTCACTACCAATGGAATTGATACGATGATTAATCCGCCTCTTAAAAAAGGGATCTATATCATAAGGGATCGTGATACCCAAAAGAGTATAAAAGTAATTTTTCAATAA
- the cas13b gene encoding type VI-B CRISPR-associated RNA-guided ribonuclease Cas13b, whose protein sequence is MNNKTHYNKDSEKFNLTEPKAKAKYTIYFNLAIHHIENGIKEIHQRTSLGVKEGKRFKTLYNSNMALSDKEKLFRAIENYFPLVVPVRAYYEKDKRSDGINIHEKVFKALDLILERLNALRNNCSHGGYNQPIPYNKDVIESLLPDLFKRAIYREKNKRANPLACPYPFSKAQSDDFKKEVHHIREQYTHMTDQEVREEFLDQQIEHFEQNEFDIHKCCNGKRAPKDSLGLNDLFLLMQFLDKKKAEELLSQETGFKDTSKIYYQFTRWAFTSFCFRGLRNKVASHHENIRIPLMMQMVDYLSCVPDALYRHLTEAQKEEFVMDLNDYFSPYSGNHIENKLVSHLVVRKRYEDKFPYFAIRFIDEVIQPKGIRFQVYAGNHLKDRREKDMDGKVLSREIKTPIYLFERLSTVCRNKEALQTSDANSKSLELFPNPSYHIEDRKICLAIKGKDKKKTTSTKTNNTYYGSELKNDIRNKLSDSDTQKEHWTHCVISTHDLVAWLHMLLKQEKQTDKDVSQACFASWINGRHMALGHLIKNEESKDKILPKPTEGLENDVKRCHSYIELLSFKRWKKQHKTSDTEEEVDKEACIKQIHKRVADRQQRLKDLGDKRFLSDRIRGTLASWTADQLVRWMPKNVRSEWKGYHHRELQALLGAKYFDLASLNKLYWGVWTKEKTSRPWRQALLMAFKGADFITFYRSFLDFEINQLEQFTKDPTTDIPLKHPLFEYMNPKRFKTTSYLNYLEQLQQQVPALPRGLFDDKPTYHPKVSGIRIDTHPDEYADWFVETYRYPKADYQSFYNKLPESIEIPSDELETLRKQDVHQNKSDQELQKKYHYQEMSKIRKEQTKDQAIWWMVKYMLNQTACADNQMEQRVEELSLREVYISGSQKKAEQESALKQSKREKGNMDDNLTKHTSLYRLEIPVSHHTDAKIQLGDLLDYRAKRRDPLVETLQSYDPNKHWDNQTIDHELFSGKDAYLTIQRDEIWEKLFTFEKGLLTRYRNKKGYPESVYPEAFKHNGYPNFKTMLFAYYHNQITDEFKQTLNAFIDEKPYNKNRTFNKLEKYILTAVLLRNKFAHSQLPNVSFLQKLKEIGILQLHAKTTYSRSLANTLIGALKQLERN, encoded by the coding sequence ATGAACAACAAAACACACTACAATAAAGACAGCGAGAAATTCAATCTGACAGAGCCAAAGGCAAAAGCGAAATATACCATCTATTTCAACCTTGCCATCCACCATATCGAAAATGGAATCAAAGAAATACACCAAAGAACATCGCTAGGAGTAAAGGAGGGCAAAAGATTCAAAACGCTTTATAATTCCAATATGGCATTAAGCGATAAAGAAAAACTGTTTCGTGCCATCGAAAACTATTTTCCTCTTGTGGTGCCCGTAAGAGCTTATTACGAGAAGGATAAGCGCTCTGATGGTATAAATATCCATGAGAAGGTTTTTAAGGCCTTAGATCTAATATTAGAGCGTCTAAACGCTCTTCGAAACAACTGTAGTCATGGGGGTTACAACCAACCTATTCCTTACAATAAGGACGTAATCGAAAGCCTTCTTCCTGATCTCTTCAAGCGTGCCATCTATCGAGAGAAGAACAAACGTGCGAACCCACTTGCCTGTCCTTACCCTTTCTCTAAAGCACAAAGCGACGATTTCAAAAAGGAGGTGCATCACATTCGCGAACAATATACCCATATGACAGACCAAGAGGTTCGCGAAGAGTTTCTCGATCAACAGATAGAACACTTCGAACAAAACGAGTTTGATATTCATAAATGTTGTAATGGAAAGAGAGCGCCTAAAGATTCTCTTGGGCTTAACGATCTCTTTCTTTTGATGCAATTCCTTGATAAAAAGAAAGCCGAAGAGCTATTGAGTCAAGAGACAGGCTTTAAGGACACATCCAAGATCTATTATCAATTTACCCGTTGGGCTTTCACCTCTTTCTGTTTCCGTGGGCTACGCAACAAAGTGGCCTCCCATCACGAGAACATCCGTATTCCCTTGATGATGCAGATGGTCGACTATCTGAGCTGTGTGCCTGATGCCCTCTATCGCCACCTCACCGAGGCCCAAAAAGAGGAGTTTGTCATGGATTTGAACGACTATTTCTCACCATACAGTGGGAATCATATAGAGAATAAGCTGGTTTCCCACCTTGTAGTGCGCAAACGCTACGAAGACAAATTTCCATATTTTGCCATACGCTTTATCGACGAGGTGATCCAACCCAAAGGCATACGCTTTCAAGTCTATGCTGGCAACCATCTAAAAGATCGCAGAGAGAAAGATATGGATGGCAAAGTGCTATCTCGTGAGATAAAAACCCCCATCTACCTCTTCGAACGACTCTCCACCGTATGTCGAAACAAAGAAGCTTTGCAAACCTCCGATGCAAACAGTAAGTCATTAGAACTGTTTCCCAACCCATCCTATCACATCGAAGACCGTAAGATATGTCTTGCCATAAAGGGCAAGGATAAGAAAAAGACCACTTCAACAAAAACGAACAACACCTACTATGGTAGCGAACTAAAAAACGATATCCGCAATAAGCTGAGTGATTCCGATACACAAAAGGAGCATTGGACCCACTGCGTAATCTCTACACACGATCTTGTGGCATGGCTACATATGCTTCTAAAACAAGAGAAGCAGACTGACAAAGATGTGTCTCAAGCGTGTTTTGCCTCTTGGATCAATGGTCGTCATATGGCTTTAGGTCATCTGATCAAAAACGAAGAGAGCAAGGACAAAATATTACCTAAGCCTACCGAGGGACTCGAAAATGATGTGAAGCGTTGTCATTCCTATATCGAACTACTCTCTTTCAAAAGATGGAAGAAACAACATAAAACGTCGGACACCGAAGAGGAAGTCGATAAAGAAGCCTGTATCAAGCAAATACATAAGCGTGTGGCAGATCGCCAGCAGAGGTTAAAGGATCTCGGAGACAAACGTTTTCTATCGGATCGCATTAGAGGAACACTGGCTTCGTGGACTGCCGACCAGCTGGTGCGTTGGATGCCAAAAAACGTACGCAGCGAATGGAAAGGCTACCACCATCGCGAACTGCAAGCCCTGCTGGGTGCAAAATACTTTGATTTGGCATCACTAAATAAACTCTATTGGGGAGTATGGACAAAAGAGAAAACATCGCGACCTTGGAGGCAAGCTTTGTTAATGGCCTTCAAAGGAGCTGATTTTATCACCTTCTACCGATCTTTTCTCGATTTCGAAATCAACCAACTGGAACAATTTACCAAAGATCCAACCACCGATATTCCCCTTAAACATCCGTTGTTCGAATACATGAATCCAAAACGATTCAAGACCACCAGCTACCTGAACTACCTAGAACAGTTGCAGCAACAAGTTCCTGCGCTTCCTCGTGGGCTGTTCGACGACAAACCAACCTACCATCCCAAAGTCTCTGGAATTCGTATCGATACCCATCCCGATGAGTATGCCGACTGGTTTGTCGAAACCTATCGCTATCCTAAAGCGGACTACCAAAGTTTCTACAATAAGCTCCCCGAATCTATCGAGATCCCTTCTGATGAACTGGAGACGCTACGTAAACAGGATGTACATCAAAACAAGAGTGACCAAGAACTGCAGAAGAAGTACCACTATCAGGAGATGTCCAAAATACGTAAGGAGCAAACCAAAGACCAGGCGATATGGTGGATGGTCAAATATATGTTGAACCAAACTGCCTGTGCCGATAACCAAATGGAACAACGCGTGGAGGAGCTATCCCTGCGTGAGGTCTACATCTCTGGATCACAAAAAAAAGCGGAACAAGAGAGTGCCCTGAAACAGTCGAAAAGAGAAAAAGGAAATATGGATGACAACCTGACGAAACACACCAGCCTCTATCGATTAGAGATCCCTGTGTCTCACCATACCGATGCAAAAATACAACTTGGCGACCTACTAGATTATCGTGCCAAACGACGTGACCCTCTGGTAGAAACCCTACAAAGCTATGATCCCAACAAACATTGGGACAACCAAACCATCGATCACGAGCTATTCAGTGGGAAAGACGCATATCTGACCATTCAAAGAGACGAGATCTGGGAAAAACTATTCACTTTCGAGAAAGGCCTATTAACACGCTATCGAAACAAAAAAGGTTATCCGGAATCCGTCTATCCCGAAGCATTCAAGCACAATGGCTATCCCAATTTTAAAACCATGCTGTTCGCCTATTATCACAACCAAATAACCGATGAGTTCAAACAGACACTCAATGCTTTTATCGATGAGAAACCATACAACAAAAACCGAACCTTCAACAAACTAGAGAAATATATTTTGACCGCAGTACTATTGCGGAATAAATTTGCCCACTCCCAACTACCAAACGTATCTTTTTTGCAGAAACTTAAGGAGATCGGAATATTACAGCTCCATGCCAAAACAACTTATAGTCGTAGCTTAGCAAATACATTGATAGGAGCCCTGAAGCAATTAGAAAGAAATTAA
- a CDS encoding IS256 family transposase, translating to MERVDLEEVRIKALDQIRNGGNLTGKGGAFAPLIKEFIEAALEAEIESYLDSQERSRGNKRNGKGKKTLKSLSGEVQIDTPQDRHNNFEPVVIKKRERIMSDTLESQILSLYGKGMSFRDISSHIEEIYDMNISHTTLSEITERVIPMVKEWQNRPLDEVYPIVWLDAMHYKVKDEGRVVSRAVYNVLAIDKNGHKNLIGMYVSESEGAKFWLNVLTDLKNRGVNDILIACIDNLKGFAEAIESIFPSVTVQSCIVHQIRNSMKYIPHKYKKEFMADLKPVYKAVNKEQAESRLEELEQKWGEKYPIVIESWNRNWHKLSAFFEFEQSIRTMIYTTNPVEGFHRQVRKITKTKGVFPNDMALKKLIYLATMDIQKKWNRSIENWTTIIQQLRIKYGERMPVDI from the coding sequence ATGGAAAGAGTTGATTTAGAAGAAGTAAGAATTAAAGCGTTAGATCAGATCCGTAATGGAGGCAATTTAACAGGTAAGGGAGGAGCGTTTGCACCATTGATTAAAGAGTTTATTGAAGCCGCGTTAGAAGCAGAGATTGAATCCTATTTAGATTCACAAGAGCGTAGTCGAGGCAATAAGCGTAACGGTAAAGGGAAAAAGACCCTTAAATCACTATCAGGGGAAGTTCAGATTGACACGCCACAAGACCGCCATAATAATTTTGAACCAGTAGTCATTAAGAAGCGTGAACGTATAATGAGTGATACTCTGGAGAGTCAGATTCTAAGCCTATATGGTAAAGGAATGAGCTTTCGAGATATATCGAGTCATATAGAAGAGATCTATGATATGAATATCTCACACACAACACTAAGTGAGATAACAGAGCGTGTTATACCTATGGTTAAAGAGTGGCAAAACAGGCCATTAGATGAAGTATATCCCATCGTGTGGCTTGATGCCATGCATTATAAAGTCAAAGACGAAGGACGTGTTGTAAGCCGAGCTGTGTACAATGTTCTAGCCATTGATAAGAATGGCCACAAGAATCTTATTGGCATGTATGTCTCAGAGAGTGAAGGGGCTAAGTTTTGGTTAAATGTACTGACTGACCTTAAAAACAGGGGAGTAAATGATATATTGATTGCATGTATTGATAACCTAAAAGGGTTTGCCGAAGCTATTGAGTCAATTTTCCCATCTGTTACCGTGCAATCCTGTATTGTACATCAAATAAGAAACTCCATGAAGTATATACCCCATAAATACAAGAAAGAGTTTATGGCAGATTTAAAACCTGTCTACAAGGCTGTAAACAAAGAACAAGCAGAGAGTCGTTTAGAAGAGTTAGAGCAAAAATGGGGTGAGAAGTATCCAATAGTTATTGAATCGTGGAATCGCAATTGGCATAAATTAAGTGCCTTCTTTGAGTTTGAACAATCAATAAGAACAATGATATATACAACCAACCCAGTAGAGGGCTTTCATAGGCAAGTTAGGAAGATTACCAAAACAAAAGGAGTCTTTCCCAATGATATGGCATTGAAGAAGTTAATATATCTAGCAACAATGGATATCCAGAAGAAGTGGAATCGATCAATCGAGAACTGGACTACGATTATACAGCAGCTCAGGATCAAATATGGGGAAAGAATGCCTGTTGACATTTAA
- the def gene encoding peptide deformylase: MILPITLYGDPVLRKVTPEIDKDYPELQSLIGNMFETMYNAEGVGLAAPQVGLNIRLFVVDATILADEDPQLKDFKKALINPQIVERTGELESMEEGCLSVPGIREDVTRPGHIRIQYYDEEWNFHDETYDGFAARVIQHEYDHLDGVMFVDHCSPLRKRFLKAKLANITKGKVKASYQVRPPRR, translated from the coding sequence ATGATACTACCAATCACATTATACGGAGATCCTGTTCTAAGAAAGGTGACTCCAGAAATAGATAAGGACTATCCAGAATTGCAAAGCCTTATCGGCAACATGTTCGAAACCATGTATAATGCCGAAGGAGTAGGTCTTGCTGCACCACAAGTTGGACTAAACATCCGCCTGTTTGTAGTCGACGCAACCATCTTAGCCGATGAAGACCCTCAGCTGAAAGATTTCAAAAAAGCGCTGATCAATCCACAGATTGTTGAGCGTACTGGAGAATTAGAATCAATGGAAGAGGGATGCCTTAGTGTTCCAGGTATTCGCGAAGACGTAACTCGCCCTGGCCATATCCGAATCCAATACTACGATGAAGAGTGGAATTTCCATGATGAAACATACGATGGCTTTGCTGCACGCGTCATTCAACACGAATATGATCACCTTGACGGAGTGATGTTCGTAGACCATTGTTCTCCTTTGCGTAAACGCTTTCTTAAGGCAAAACTTGCAAACATTACCAAGGGAAAAGTGAAAGCATCATACCAAGTTCGTCCTCCTAGACGATAA